From the genome of Ardenticatenales bacterium:
ACGGCGCGAGATTGGGCATGGGGCGCTGGCGCAGACGGCGCTGGAGCCGGTAATTCCGTCGGAAGAGTCCTTCCCGTACACGATTCGCGTGGTTTCGGAAGTGTTATCGTCGAATGGCAGTACGAGCCAGGCGAGCGTCTGCGCCGCCAGTCTGGCGCTGATGGATTGTGGTGTGCCTGTTAAACGTCCGGTGGCGGGCGTGGCGATGGGCCTGGTGACGGACGGGACCAAGTACGCGATTCTCACGGATATTCAGGGCGTGGAGGATCATCTGGGCGACATGGACTTCAAAGTTGCCGGCACTTCTCAGGGCGTCACGGCGCTGCAAATGGACATCAAGATCAGCGGTATCTCCAAAGAAATGATGGCCGAAGCGCTGGAGCAGGCGCGCCAGGGCCGCATGACTATCCTGGACTCCATGACGGCTACGTTGGCCGGGCCGCGCTCCGAGTTGAGCAAGTGGGCCCCGCGCATGGAAAGCATCAAGATCGACCCCAGCAAGATTGGCGCCGTCATCGGAAAGGGTGGGGCGACCATTCGTAGCCTGGAAGAAAACTATGATGTTTCCATTGACATTCAGGACGACGGAACCATTTACATTGCCGGCGTTGATGGTCTCAAGACAGATGAAGCCATTGATTACATCAACACCCTTACGCGCGGCCCAGAGCTGGGGCAAATCTACACGGGCAAGGTCGTGCGTATCGAGAGCTTTGGCGCGTTCGTCGAACTGCTGCCGGGGACAGACGGGATGGTCCACATCTCCCAACTGGCTTCGCAGCGGCTGGAACGTGTCGAGGACGCCGTGAAGTTGGGTGACGAAGTGATGGTGATGGTCACGGACGTTGACGAAAGCTCAGGAAAGATACGGCTCTCGCGCCAGGCCGTCCTCGAAGGTTGGACGCTGGAAGAAGCGCGTGACCGCGACATGCCAGGTGGCGGCAAACGCCCCAACGGCAGCGGTGGTCGCGGTGGTCGCAGCAGCGGTGGAGAACGCGGCGGACGGGGCGGCAGTCGTCCTCGTCGCGGCGGTGATCGCCGCGGCTAGTCGCCGCACCATGACAGTGCATGTAGTCGCCCCAGTCACCCGCGTGGCTGGGGCGTTTTTTGTGTCGAGACAGAGCGAGGTGGCGTGGCGTGTCTTTTTGCACCTTTTTTGCGTCAACTTGCCTGCACACAGCACGCGCCGGCTTTGGTATAATTTGCAAGAAGAAGTTTCTGGTTGCCACTGAGGAAATACAATATGAAAGGGAACCAAAAAGCAAAACAGCAAGAGCAGGACGGATTGCCTGATTTTGGCCCTTCGCCGCCGTGGAGTAGTCGCGGTAAACGGGCGGTTGCTTCTGGCCTGATCATTGTCCTGCTGCTGTTTATTTACCAGCTTCGCGGCGTCTTGCTACCCGTGATCATGGCTGTGGTGGTGGCGTACGTGGTCTTGCCAATCGTCAATTTGCTGCATCAGCGCACACGCCTGAACCGCAACCTTTCCATCGCCATTGTGTATCTCCTTTTTTTGGCGATTTTGCTGGCGATCCCCATCACCGCGATCCCATCCATCATCAATCAGGCGAATGCACTGATAGAACGCACCCCAGAATATCTGCAGAGCGCGGGCGAGTTTCTCAGCCGCCCCATTCACATTGCCGGCTTCACGATTCCCCTGGATCAGTATCCGGTATTGGACCAGATTTACGTTAACCTGGCGGATAACCTGGTGCAGATTGCCCAATCGATAGGGCGGGAATCGGTGAATGTCTTGGGCAACGTGGCCGGAGCCACGCTTTCGACCATCGCCTGGATTATTATCGTGCTGGTGTTGTCCTTCTATATGGTGAAGGATTTTCGGCAGCTTTTCGACTCGGCGGTGCATTTGATTCCGCAGCCGTATCAGGCGGATATGTACCGCCTGGGGTATGAGATCAGCGTGACGTGGAATGCGTTTCTGCGCGGACAGCTTCTGCTGTGCCTGGTGGTGGGGATTGCCACGTTTTGCGTGGCGCTGCTGGCCGGGCTGCCGAATGCGCTGGTGTTGGCGATTATTGCCGGCATTGCCGAATTCGTACCCAATCTTGGACCCACGCTGGCCGCTATCCCCGCCGTCCTGGTCGCCCTCTTCCAGAGCCACGGAAGCTGGCTGGGGGCCAATATGTCGCCACTGCTGTACGCGGCCATCATTTTGGGGCTGTATATCCTTATTCAACAGGTCGAGAACATCGTCCTGGTTCCCCGCATCATTGGTCGTAGCCTGAATCTGCACCCGTTTGTCGTTTTCCTGGGTGCGATCATCGGCGCCAACGTGGCCGGCATCCTGGGTATCCTCCTGGCCGCGCCCATCCTGGCCACGATGCGGCTGCTGCTGATTTATATGTTCCGCAAAATCTCCGATTTACCCCCTTTTCCCTTGAGCGAGCCGGCCGGGCGGCCACAATCCGAACCGGAGCCTGTGCCGGCATTATCCGCCGATACACCCGCTGGCGGCACATTAGGGGAGCAGGGATGAACGACCTGAACATTCGCCTGGCTTGCCTGGCGGACGAGGCCGCCGTGCGTGAACTCTCCTCCCACATTTGGGAGGGAGAAGATTACATCCCGGAAACCTTCGCCGATTGGGTAGCGGACCCCGTGGGGCGGTTCTATCTGGTGTTGGACGGGACGCGATTGGCGGGCTTTGGCAAATTGAGCCGCCTGACCGCGGGCGAGTGGTGGCTGGAGGGGCTGCGCGTGCATCCCGATTTTCGTGGGCGGGGCGTGGCGCGTGTGCTGCACGATTATGCCGTCGCGCTGGCCGACGAAATTGGCGCGGGCGTGCTGCGTTTTGCCACGGCTTCCACGAATCAGGCGACGCATCATCTGGCGACGTCTACCGGGTTTGCGCTGGTTTCTCGTTATTTGCTGGCGCGAGGGCCGGCGCTGCCGGCATTTTCGCCGCCACCGCTGCAAAGGGTCAAAATTGCGGAGACGGCCGCCGCGGCGGCATGGCTGGCGCAAACGGATGTGCGCCAGTGGACGGCGGATTTGTATGAGGATGGTTGGCAGTGGTTTTCGCTGCTGCCGGCATTGCCCCGACTGGTCGCGGCGGAAAGAGTATATTGGTGGAGGGGAAATGCCGGCATGACCATCACCGACACCACCCACGACCCCGAAGAACCGGAACGCGCCTGGATGAACCTGGCCGTTACCCGGCACGAAGCCGACATGCCCGCCCTGCTCGCCGATCTGCGCCGCCTCACCGCCCGCCTGGGCAAAGAAACCATGCACGGCAAACCCCCGGCCACGCCCCTCATGCACGAGTGGCTGGATGCCGCTGGCTGGTCACTCAGTGATGACATCGAAATGTTCGTGTTCGCCCGTCCTCTCCCAAACGCGGCGGCCACAACCTCAACTTCAGGAGTGTAAAATGGACCATGATCACAACGACGATACGTTAGCCCAGACTGACAACTTCATTGTCTGGCGCAGCCAGGAAGATGGCGATACTTTTTATCATGTTGAATTGGGCGGCATTACCCTCCATTTCCTGGGCGATGAGTGGGACGAGTTTATCGTCCTTATGCGGGAAGCCAGCGCCTCCAAACGACCCGCGAACAAGCGTTAGGCCCGCTGTCCGCGACAAAATCGGTAGCCATAGGTAGCACGCCGCCGGATTGGCGTTTGCATGGATAATCCGCCCGGCGCGACAGACTGTTGTTCTCGTGTGTCGCGCCGGCAAACGCTGCCGGCAGAATGCCAGGAGAGGAGCACCCTATTGTGTCTGAAAATGAAACCACACCGGCATATGTCCCCATGATCCGCGACCTGCCGGCGGAAGAACGACCGCGCGAGCGGCTCATGCACGCCGGCGCGCGTGCGGTCTCTTCGGCGGAACTGCTGGCCATCATCTTACGCACCGGCGTGGATGGCGAAAACGTGCTGCGGCTGGCGGAACGGCTGTTGGCGCAAATGAATGGCCTGCCCGGCCTGGCGCAGGCCACCGTGGCCGAAATCACGCAGGTGAAGGGTATTGGTCCGGCCAAAGCGGTGCAGATCAAGGCCGCCCTGGAGATGGGCCGCCGCCTGATGGCCGCCGCGCCGCAAGAGCGTCCTCGCGTGACTTCCCCCGGCGACGCCGCCAATTTGCTGATGTCGGAGATGACTTTTCTGGAGCAGGAGCATCTGCGCGTGATTTTGCTGAACACGCGCAACCACGTGCTGCGAATTGTCACGGTCTATATTGGCAGCCTGAACACATCCGTGGTGCGTATTGGGGAGCTATTTCGCCCGGCCATCAAAGAAAACGCCGCCGCCATCATCGTAGCGCACAATCACCCATCGGGCGACCCCACGCCTTCACCGGAGGACGTGCGCGTCACGCGGGAGATGGTGAAGGCGGGGAAGCTGTTGAGTATCGATGTGCTGGATCACATCGTTATTGGGCGGCAGCGGTTTGTGTCGTTAAAGGAAAGGGGGTTGGGCTTCGACAACTGACGGCGCGATGCCCTGATGCGCCAGGGCATCGCGCCGATGGTGACGTTATTTGGGGAGTTCGGAGCGGCGCAGCTTGATGGGGGCGGAGGCTTTGCGCACGCGCATGTTGACCAGCTCAACGGCAAAGGAGAAGGCCATCGCAAAATAGGCGTAATTTTTCAGGTGGAGTTCGTGCGCCAGTTCGGGGGACCAGCCTTCAATGACCAGCAACGTGCCGATGAGGATGAGGAAGGAGAGGGCCAGTATCTTCATGGTGGGGTGGGCTTCCACAAAATGGCTGACGGTTCCGGCAAACGTCATCATGATGATGGCGGCAATGAGGATGGCCGGAATCATGACGGCC
Proteins encoded in this window:
- a CDS encoding AI-2E family transporter, which produces MKGNQKAKQQEQDGLPDFGPSPPWSSRGKRAVASGLIIVLLLFIYQLRGVLLPVIMAVVVAYVVLPIVNLLHQRTRLNRNLSIAIVYLLFLAILLAIPITAIPSIINQANALIERTPEYLQSAGEFLSRPIHIAGFTIPLDQYPVLDQIYVNLADNLVQIAQSIGRESVNVLGNVAGATLSTIAWIIIVLVLSFYMVKDFRQLFDSAVHLIPQPYQADMYRLGYEISVTWNAFLRGQLLLCLVVGIATFCVALLAGLPNALVLAIIAGIAEFVPNLGPTLAAIPAVLVALFQSHGSWLGANMSPLLYAAIILGLYILIQQVENIVLVPRIIGRSLNLHPFVVFLGAIIGANVAGILGILLAAPILATMRLLLIYMFRKISDLPPFPLSEPAGRPQSEPEPVPALSADTPAGGTLGEQG
- a CDS encoding GNAT family N-acetyltransferase — translated: MNDLNIRLACLADEAAVRELSSHIWEGEDYIPETFADWVADPVGRFYLVLDGTRLAGFGKLSRLTAGEWWLEGLRVHPDFRGRGVARVLHDYAVALADEIGAGVLRFATASTNQATHHLATSTGFALVSRYLLARGPALPAFSPPPLQRVKIAETAAAAAWLAQTDVRQWTADLYEDGWQWFSLLPALPRLVAAERVYWWRGNAGMTITDTTHDPEEPERAWMNLAVTRHEADMPALLADLRRLTARLGKETMHGKPPATPLMHEWLDAAGWSLSDDIEMFVFARPLPNAAATTSTSGV
- the radC gene encoding DNA repair protein RadC — translated: MIRDLPAEERPRERLMHAGARAVSSAELLAIILRTGVDGENVLRLAERLLAQMNGLPGLAQATVAEITQVKGIGPAKAVQIKAALEMGRRLMAAAPQERPRVTSPGDAANLLMSEMTFLEQEHLRVILLNTRNHVLRIVTVYIGSLNTSVVRIGELFRPAIKENAAAIIVAHNHPSGDPTPSPEDVRVTREMVKAGKLLSIDVLDHIVIGRQRFVSLKERGLGFDN